In the Ensifer adhaerens genome, one interval contains:
- a CDS encoding helix-turn-helix domain-containing protein, with product MLSTGDRLKVALEAKGVKKQMAFAAQIGVNDSVVSRWKRGQKLTLQNAVRICQALDISLDWLVLGRGTMDAHRVSKDLDKLTLFSGSADGIPEPIVAALITVTEAIRAEFGPDR from the coding sequence ATGTTGTCCACGGGGGATCGTCTGAAGGTCGCGTTAGAAGCCAAGGGTGTTAAGAAGCAAATGGCTTTTGCGGCCCAAATCGGCGTCAATGACTCCGTAGTCAGCCGGTGGAAGCGGGGACAAAAATTGACGCTTCAGAATGCCGTCAGAATTTGCCAAGCTCTTGATATCTCCCTCGATTGGCTCGTTCTGGGCCGAGGCACAATGGATGCCCATCGAGTATCTAAGGATCTGGACAAACTTACCCTGTTCTCCGGATCTGCTGATGGCATTCCGGAACCTATTGTAGCCGCCCTCATCACGGTAACGGAGGCAATCCGGGCCGAGTTCGGCCCGGATCGTTAA
- a CDS encoding ATP-binding protein — protein sequence MTEKLYDRHLKSEIDDALQSARVVNLIGPRQTGKTTLVRDMLNKGYFVSLDDESMLAAVEADPQGQLQSMVSLARGEPIIIDEVQRSKRVVLTIKRIVDENRKMGQFVLTGSSNIFVSADVTDSLTGRVQTLKMLPLSSAEIAGVEPCRLLQWAKEGAEMASLPTCQPTSRAEYVDRIIRGGYPEIRPLPERSRQRRYREYIDAIVDRDVADVMKIRRTDAMRRLVDQLAVRTGHELNINGVGDKIDLIRQTTGQYVDILERLSLVIRLPAWASGEAGRDIRHPKSHVVDTGIATALRGLTATDFDPGKDQTPLGYLVETYVFNELLKCLPLQQDEWRLFHWRDRDGAEVDIIAENGDLLVGFEMKASSTISASDFKNFHTFKTGPAKKWNFVGLVIYLGDKVLTFGDRHFAIPLSMFSSYGRPTEKMASGQLHDA from the coding sequence ATGACAGAGAAGCTATATGACCGACACTTGAAGTCCGAGATTGACGATGCACTGCAAAGTGCGCGAGTGGTCAACCTAATAGGGCCACGGCAGACCGGGAAGACGACTTTGGTTCGGGACATGCTAAACAAAGGTTATTTTGTATCACTCGATGATGAGAGCATGCTGGCAGCGGTCGAGGCCGATCCTCAAGGGCAACTTCAATCTATGGTATCTTTGGCACGGGGAGAACCAATAATCATTGACGAGGTCCAGCGATCCAAACGTGTTGTACTCACGATAAAGCGGATTGTTGATGAGAACCGGAAGATGGGCCAGTTCGTACTCACAGGATCGTCGAACATATTTGTTTCCGCTGATGTCACAGATTCTCTTACAGGACGCGTTCAGACGCTGAAAATGCTCCCACTGAGTTCAGCTGAAATCGCTGGAGTGGAACCATGTCGTTTGCTCCAATGGGCCAAGGAAGGCGCGGAAATGGCATCGCTGCCGACTTGCCAGCCGACATCACGAGCGGAATACGTCGACCGCATCATCCGTGGGGGATATCCAGAGATACGACCGCTTCCTGAGCGCTCCCGTCAGCGTCGATACAGAGAGTACATAGACGCTATCGTGGATAGGGACGTTGCGGATGTGATGAAAATCCGGAGAACCGACGCCATGCGGAGGTTAGTAGATCAATTGGCGGTTCGGACTGGCCATGAATTGAACATTAACGGCGTTGGGGACAAGATCGACCTGATAAGGCAGACGACCGGACAATATGTAGATATTCTTGAACGATTGTCGCTGGTTATAAGACTGCCAGCGTGGGCATCGGGGGAAGCAGGACGAGACATCAGGCATCCGAAATCTCATGTCGTTGATACCGGAATAGCTACTGCTCTAAGAGGTTTGACGGCCACAGACTTCGATCCTGGAAAGGATCAAACGCCGCTCGGCTATCTAGTAGAAACCTATGTCTTCAACGAACTACTTAAATGTCTTCCCCTGCAACAAGATGAGTGGCGGCTATTCCATTGGCGGGACCGTGACGGGGCGGAAGTGGACATAATAGCAGAGAACGGCGACCTTTTGGTTGGCTTCGAAATGAAGGCTTCATCTACAATTTCGGCGAGCGACTTCAAGAACTTCCATACGTTCAAAACCGGCCCGGCCAAAAAGTGGAATTTTGTGGGCTTGGTCATCTATCTTGGCGACAAGGTCCTGACATTTGGCGACAGGCACTTTGCAATACCGTTGTCGATGTTCTCGTCTTACGGCCGACCGACCGAGAAGATGGCCTCGGGCCAACTCCATGATGCGTAA